GATACTTTCCATGTACCTACTAACCGGTCTAATTTTTTAAGTGTTAAGCTTGGTACTGGCATTTGGTATGTTTCATTATTCATTGCATCACTCATAGTTTCATCTCTCCTTTTTATGCTTTTTAACTATTGGAAACTGGATTTCTGTTTGATATTTATCAGGGTCTTGCTCATTTCCTGGATGACATAATCCATATGCTCGTTCACTTCCTACAATCTCATACCCATTATCTTCAATCCATTTAGCCAGCATGGTTTCCCCTTCTGGGAGGGTCTTATCATAGGATCCTTCACAAATTACTGAGGCAGCAAGTGCTATAGGTTCTAACTCTTTAAAGATAAATTGATCTGTGCTTTTTCTTAGTTCTTTTACAGGAACAGCTATTTCAATATCAATATCTTGTTCTTTATATTCTGTGTCATGATAAATAACAATAACATCATTTTCTATGATCGTATACAAATCATTATTTCCAATATAGGCATACATTTTTTCCCAAAGTGCCTCTTGATAACTATAATCAGAAATGGTCTCTCTTAGTGACAATACCTGTATAGAAGGTATTGTCTTTAATATAACTTCTCCGCAGGTTATTGTATAATTTCCTTTCTCTATCCGCTCATACATTTTATTTAATAAATCCATCTTTTTCATCTCATTGGAAATACTCTCTTGAATAGCTTTTGATTTTTCTTGAAAAATTTTGCGCGTATTGTCTTGCTCCTCAAAATTATCTAGAATATCTCCAATTTCTTGAATAGAAAATCCCATGTCACGCAATGCAACAATTCTTAAAATTAGTGGAATTTGAGAGGAACTATAAAGCCTATATCCGTTAATTTTATCTATTTCAGCAGGGTAAAATAATCCGCATTTTTCATAATGCCTCAACATTCGAGGCGATACCCGTACCAGTTGAGAGAACATCCCGATTTTGAACACTGTAACACCACCTGTTATATAATCATGATTATATATAAAGTATATAGTTTAACACTATGGCAAGGTCAAGTATTAATTTATATAATTCTAAATCTTATTAGGATTTAGAACAGATTACACCATATTTATGATCTTATTTTAAAAACCACCATTACAACAGTATGGTTCAACGTACCGTTGTAATAGTGGTTTTTCAATACGTACTAAAGCACCTTTCCCAATTACCAATGGCTTTCATTAATATTGGTCTATGTCCTTATGAAATGCTTGAATCGCCTTGCTAAATTCTAGCGGATACTGGAATGTAACATATGCATGGCTCCCTCCAGGAATAACCACAACTTGACTTGACCTCAGAAGCTTTTGAAAATTTTCTATGCCTTCTTTTATCTCCTTCGACTTCCATTCCTCTTCACTGGGTAGCATTAAAACAGGACAGATAACATTTTCAAAGTACTTTTCGAATTTGATATCCCAAAAATCTTCTAAATATTTATCTATTACCCATTTGGGACAAGCAGATGTATATTTTCCATTTCCTGTTTCCGAACTATCATATCGTTCGAATTCTTCGATCTGCTGATTCCACAGTATACCACCCTGCTCATAGTTCTGCTTTGCCATCTCAATTTTTTCAACTATTGAATCAAAAACAGGATTGCTTTTATTTGCTCTTTTAGTTCGCAGTTCTATTTTTTTATTTGGTATTTCCTCTTTTGCTATATCACACACGCCGTTTTTACCAAAGTAGTTCTGAATCGCACCTTCTGCTACAATAGACCGTACTCTTTCCGGAAAATGTGCTGCAAGATTTACTGCAATTTCTCCACCTAGGGAACTTCCCACTATATGTGCCTTCTCTATTCCTAATTGATTCATAACTTCTATAATATCTATTGCCATATTGTCTAATGTGTATCCATTCATTACTTTCTCAGACTTCCCATGTCCTCTAAGGTCCAACGTAACTATGTGATATTTATTAATAAAATATGGTACAACTCCATTCCATTGTGCCAGATTTCCCCCTGAAAAATGTATAAACACAATCGTTTCTCCATTTCTAGGATACTGATTTACTTCTAATTCCGTTCCATTGACTGCAACTCTCAATTTCTCCAATATTTTCCCCCCTGATATTAAACAATAATATCAATGTTGGTATGTTGAATATAAAAACAATGAGTTTCCATTTTTTTCATTATAGCCCAATTTAAAATTACTGGCAATGAATTAAGGTTTAATTAAAAAAAGTAAGTGCTAGGCATCGGAGTTACACGATTATTAAACGTAACCCCTGGGTCTAGCACTTACTTACAAAAATCTGCCATCATTTATGGTACGGTTCCCCCTTAATAATTCGAAGCCCTCTGTAAATCTGCTCCAGCAATATCAGCTTCATCAACTGATGGGGAAATGTCATGGGAGAAAAGCATAGCTTATAATCTGCTCGTTTTAGCACATCTTCTGAAAGTCCTAGAGAGCCTCCGATTATGAAAGCAATATTGCTATTGCCAGCTACACCTAAGCTTTGCAACTTATCTGCCAGCTCTTCGGAAGAAAGCATCTTTCCTTTTAAATCCAATGCGATAACGTACATTCCATCTTTTATATTTTTTAAGATCCCTTCTCCCTCTTTATTTTTTACGATTTGCTCTTCTGCACTGCTAAGGTTTTCTGGAGCTTTTTCATCCGGTATTTCGATGATGTTCAGCTTTGCATATCTTGTTAATCTCTTTATATATTCATCGATGCCCAGCTTTAAATATTTTTCTTTTAATTTGCCGACACTGATTATTGTTATATTCATAAATTCGCTCCTTCATATATTAGACATCTAAAATGAATCCTACCAACACTCAAATTACATAATGATAATTGCATGTATTTTAAGCTGGGAAATTCGTTCGCCTATCCATATTTTGGTTTCGATGTTTCACGTGAAATTGCTTTATTTTTAAAAGTATTTTGATTGCATAAATTGGGTTAGGTCATAAAAAAAGCCGAGGAGCCCTCGACTATACAACTAAATATTTAGGTATCCTATCACAAAAATCACAGGTTTTTGGTGCCATCCAATCTGAAAATGACACTTTCTCTAGCTCATAGATATCTGGCGATTGTTCGTACACATCAACAAAATCGTCTATTGCATCTTCTAAATGTTCTCCGCACACTACATACATCTATAATCAACTCCAATTAAGGTTCTATTTTCATATGAATAACCTGTAGCTGAATAGTATCCTTTGTTTTTTCTTAGTATAGTATTTGTTAAAGTAAGTAATTCATACATTTGTTGAAAGATTTATCCATTATTTTCTGACTATTTCCATTATATAGCATTCCATTCAATAATTCAATTCTTTTGTTTTTATTCCATAAAATCTCTTCTCTAGCACTATCCAAAAGAGCCCCTTCTTAGGTCATAGGAACTAAATGTGGTCGCATAAATTGGGTTAGATCGCAGTCTCATTGCACAATTTTATTCTCCTTACAGTCGATAAAATTGGCATTCGTTGCCTTTGACCTA
Above is a genomic segment from Alkaliphilus oremlandii OhILAs containing:
- the rlmH gene encoding 23S rRNA (pseudouridine(1915)-N(3))-methyltransferase RlmH; the encoded protein is MNITIISVGKLKEKYLKLGIDEYIKRLTRYAKLNIIEIPDEKAPENLSSAEEQIVKNKEGEGILKNIKDGMYVIALDLKGKMLSSEELADKLQSLGVAGNSNIAFIIGGSLGLSEDVLKRADYKLCFSPMTFPHQLMKLILLEQIYRGLRIIKGEPYHK
- a CDS encoding CxxH/CxxC protein, translating into MYVVCGEHLEDAIDDFVDVYEQSPDIYELEKVSFSDWMAPKTCDFCDRIPKYLVV
- a CDS encoding alpha/beta fold hydrolase, whose protein sequence is MEKLRVAVNGTELEVNQYPRNGETIVFIHFSGGNLAQWNGVVPYFINKYHIVTLDLRGHGKSEKVMNGYTLDNMAIDIIEVMNQLGIEKAHIVGSSLGGEIAVNLAAHFPERVRSIVAEGAIQNYFGKNGVCDIAKEEIPNKKIELRTKRANKSNPVFDSIVEKIEMAKQNYEQGGILWNQQIEEFERYDSSETGNGKYTSACPKWVIDKYLEDFWDIKFEKYFENVICPVLMLPSEEEWKSKEIKEGIENFQKLLRSSQVVVIPGGSHAYVTFQYPLEFSKAIQAFHKDIDQY
- a CDS encoding MerR family transcriptional regulator; amino-acid sequence: MFSQLVRVSPRMLRHYEKCGLFYPAEIDKINGYRLYSSSQIPLILRIVALRDMGFSIQEIGDILDNFEEQDNTRKIFQEKSKAIQESISNEMKKMDLLNKMYERIEKGNYTITCGEVILKTIPSIQVLSLRETISDYSYQEALWEKMYAYIGNNDLYTIIENDVIVIYHDTEYKEQDIDIEIAVPVKELRKSTDQFIFKELEPIALAASVICEGSYDKTLPEGETMLAKWIEDNGYEIVGSERAYGLCHPGNEQDPDKYQTEIQFPIVKKHKKER